From a single Arthrobacter sp. SLBN-112 genomic region:
- a CDS encoding FtsB family cell division protein: MATRRPKVPKVAPARPPQETADDGSSGRAEVIRADFRPGKGGDAKAQTAPSGGKQGRGTGAHTAGKAGEAAKARPSAGSKGSSSGDGKAARSGEEEQQPVPAKAFSGRMLALAVVMIAITIMLAPTVKIFFDKKAEIDALNADIAARQAEGDALRQQVSRWQDPNYVKQQARDRINMVMPGETGYWVFGSDEPAGESSSPAGAAAQDPADLPWVDSLWESIRRAATD; the protein is encoded by the coding sequence ATGGCTACCCGCCGCCCCAAAGTTCCCAAGGTCGCCCCCGCCCGTCCACCCCAGGAAACGGCCGACGACGGATCCTCCGGCCGTGCCGAAGTCATCCGGGCGGATTTCCGCCCGGGCAAGGGTGGGGACGCCAAGGCGCAGACCGCACCTTCCGGCGGAAAGCAAGGGCGTGGAACCGGGGCCCACACCGCCGGCAAAGCGGGGGAGGCGGCCAAGGCCAGGCCTTCCGCCGGAAGCAAAGGCAGCAGTTCCGGTGACGGCAAGGCCGCCCGGTCCGGCGAGGAAGAGCAGCAACCGGTCCCGGCCAAGGCGTTCTCCGGCCGCATGCTGGCACTGGCCGTTGTCATGATCGCCATCACCATCATGCTGGCGCCTACGGTGAAGATCTTCTTCGACAAGAAAGCCGAAATCGACGCGCTGAACGCCGATATTGCCGCACGCCAGGCCGAAGGCGACGCCCTCCGGCAGCAGGTTTCGCGGTGGCAGGACCCCAACTACGTCAAACAGCAGGCCCGCGACCGCATTAACATGGTTATGCCGGGCGAAACCGGCTACTGGGTTTTTGGCAGCGACGAGCCGGCCGGAGAAAGCAGTAGCCCCGCCGGCGCAGCAGCACAAGACCCCGCCGATCTGCCGTGGGTGGATTCCCTGTGGGAGTCCATCAGGCGCGCGGCCACAGACTGA
- a CDS encoding DUF501 domain-containing protein, giving the protein MEHNTAAARDESRQPTAHDLEVLSRQLGRPVRDVVEIPARCVCGNPLVAATAPRLSNGTPFPTTFYLTHPVITSAVSRLEAAGVMNDMNDQLAADAGLAAAYRTAHEEYLAVRAAIGERSGIGPVPEIDGVSAGGMPSRVKCLHVLVGHSLAAGGGVNPLGDQALDMISEWWTADRCYCTGAWDTTGEAPSRDLSRHGPQGLPDIVGRPAPVRKSAGATEAGE; this is encoded by the coding sequence GTGGAACACAACACGGCAGCCGCCCGGGACGAATCCCGCCAACCGACAGCACACGACCTTGAAGTACTGAGCAGGCAGCTGGGACGTCCCGTCCGCGATGTCGTAGAGATTCCGGCGCGCTGCGTCTGTGGAAACCCGCTGGTAGCCGCCACCGCACCGCGCCTCAGCAACGGCACTCCCTTTCCCACCACCTTCTACCTGACGCACCCGGTGATCACGTCCGCGGTCTCCAGGCTCGAAGCGGCAGGCGTCATGAACGACATGAACGATCAGTTGGCAGCCGATGCCGGGCTCGCAGCTGCCTACCGGACAGCACACGAGGAGTACCTGGCCGTCCGGGCGGCCATTGGGGAGCGTTCCGGCATCGGTCCGGTGCCTGAAATCGACGGCGTCTCCGCCGGCGGGATGCCTTCCCGCGTCAAATGCCTGCACGTCCTGGTGGGTCACTCCCTCGCAGCAGGCGGCGGCGTCAACCCCCTGGGGGACCAGGCGCTGGACATGATCAGCGAATGGTGGACCGCGGACAGGTGCTACTGCACGGGCGCCTGGGACACCACCGGCGAGGCGCCATCCAGGGACCTCAGCCGCCACGGACCGCAGGGCCTGCCCGATATCGTCGGCCGCCCTGCCCCGGTGCGGAAGTCCGCCGGCGCCACGGAGGCCGGCGAATGA
- a CDS encoding Ppx/GppA phosphatase family protein — MTRVAAIDCGTNSIRLLIADIDRSNGSPALTDVVREMRVVRLGQGVDATGELAPEALERTFAATADYARLIKEHGAERIRFVATSASRDARNRDVFVDGIRDLLGVEPEVISGDEEAALSFAGASSVLPILDGHQVLVVDLGGGSTEFVLGTAAGVTAAKSVDIGCVRLTERHLRADPPTAEQIAAAEADVDAAMARAGRDVPLERATAVVGVAGSVTTITAHALRLPEYSPDAIHGAVLPIRDVRAAATDLLSMTRASRAALPYMHPGRVDVIGAGGLVWRRILERMGELSGGRITDATASEHDILDGIALSIG; from the coding sequence ATGACCCGCGTGGCCGCGATCGACTGCGGCACCAATTCCATCCGCCTCCTGATCGCGGATATTGACCGCAGCAACGGCAGCCCGGCCCTTACCGATGTTGTCAGGGAGATGCGCGTGGTCCGGCTGGGCCAGGGCGTGGATGCCACGGGTGAACTGGCCCCGGAGGCGCTGGAACGGACCTTTGCCGCCACTGCTGACTACGCCCGCCTGATCAAGGAACACGGCGCGGAGCGGATCCGCTTCGTGGCCACCTCCGCAAGCCGCGATGCGCGAAACCGGGACGTCTTCGTGGACGGCATCAGGGACCTGCTGGGAGTGGAACCGGAAGTAATCTCCGGGGACGAGGAAGCGGCCTTGTCCTTTGCCGGTGCCAGCAGCGTCCTGCCCATCCTGGACGGCCACCAGGTGCTGGTGGTGGACCTCGGGGGCGGAAGCACCGAGTTCGTCCTGGGCACCGCCGCCGGGGTTACCGCTGCGAAGTCCGTGGACATCGGCTGTGTCCGCCTGACCGAACGGCACCTGCGTGCCGATCCGCCCACGGCGGAACAGATTGCCGCCGCGGAAGCCGACGTGGACGCAGCCATGGCCCGGGCAGGACGCGACGTGCCGCTGGAACGCGCCACCGCCGTCGTCGGTGTTGCCGGCTCCGTCACCACCATCACCGCGCACGCGCTCCGCCTGCCCGAATACTCGCCCGACGCCATCCACGGCGCAGTACTGCCCATCAGGGACGTCCGCGCCGCCGCCACCGACCTGCTGTCCATGACCCGGGCAAGCCGCGCGGCACTGCCGTACATGCACCCCGGACGTGTGGACGTCATCGGCGCCGGGGGACTGGTGTGGCGCCGCATCCTGGAACGGATGGGGGAGCTGAGCGGCGGGAGGATCACCGACGCCACCGCAAGCGAACACGACATCCTCGACGGCATCGCGCTAAGCATCGGTTAG
- a CDS encoding S8 family serine peptidase, whose product MYSTPASTPASTPLVPRAAAAALAVLLAACCLCAGLCTAPAANADEWRDKEYWLADSGITKAWEVSKGAGVKVAVIDSGIDAQHPDLKGAVVGGYDASGSGQPDGQKSVGSKPEHGTLVATMLAGRGHQPASASPSPSPGPQGTPPDGIVGVAPEAQLLSVSTWLGSANPSGKSDQDQIPEAVRWAVDNGAKVINISLGSTTPQWPQSWDAAFLYAEQKDVVIVAAAGNRVGGNTQVGAPATIPGVLTVAGLDRRNLASVDASSQGISIGVAAPAENLLGGLPGGSYAEWAGTSGSTPIVAGVAALIRSKWPDMSAEQVINRIVSTAKDAGAPGKDPLYGYGILNAEAALKADVPQVSVNPLGTVAEWIRVHRRGNAAPATPLPTATTVPSAAPTLPEATVPAAKAPSQRDSAIGAAVVIGFAVLFVAIIAAAAIQLRRAARNPALAREEPETGVVERVDSGTNPQVTDRGAS is encoded by the coding sequence ATGTATTCCACCCCAGCTTCCACCCCAGCTTCCACCCCGTTGGTGCCCCGGGCGGCGGCCGCCGCCCTGGCCGTCCTCCTGGCGGCGTGCTGCCTGTGCGCGGGCCTCTGCACGGCACCCGCTGCAAATGCCGACGAGTGGCGCGACAAGGAATACTGGCTGGCAGACTCCGGCATTACCAAGGCCTGGGAAGTGTCAAAGGGCGCCGGCGTGAAGGTGGCCGTCATCGACAGCGGCATCGACGCCCAGCACCCGGACCTCAAGGGCGCGGTCGTGGGCGGTTATGACGCCTCGGGCTCAGGCCAGCCGGACGGCCAGAAAAGCGTCGGCTCCAAGCCCGAACACGGTACCCTGGTGGCCACCATGCTGGCAGGCCGCGGACACCAGCCTGCAAGCGCAAGCCCCAGCCCCAGTCCGGGGCCGCAGGGCACGCCGCCGGACGGCATCGTGGGCGTGGCGCCGGAAGCACAGCTCCTTTCCGTCTCCACCTGGCTCGGTTCCGCCAATCCTTCGGGCAAGAGCGACCAGGACCAGATCCCCGAGGCAGTCCGCTGGGCCGTGGACAACGGCGCCAAAGTGATCAACATTTCGCTGGGCAGCACAACCCCGCAGTGGCCCCAAAGCTGGGATGCCGCGTTCCTGTATGCGGAGCAAAAGGACGTGGTCATCGTGGCCGCCGCCGGAAACCGGGTGGGCGGCAACACGCAGGTGGGCGCGCCCGCCACCATTCCCGGTGTCCTCACCGTCGCCGGCCTGGACCGCAGGAACCTGGCCAGCGTGGACGCCTCTTCACAGGGAATCAGCATTGGGGTGGCTGCCCCTGCCGAGAACCTGCTGGGCGGCCTCCCCGGCGGAAGCTATGCGGAATGGGCCGGGACCTCCGGGTCCACGCCCATCGTTGCCGGCGTCGCCGCCCTGATCCGGTCGAAGTGGCCCGACATGAGCGCCGAACAGGTGATCAACAGGATCGTCTCCACGGCAAAGGACGCCGGCGCTCCGGGCAAGGACCCGCTGTACGGCTACGGCATCCTCAATGCAGAGGCCGCGCTGAAGGCCGACGTCCCCCAGGTCTCCGTGAACCCCCTGGGCACCGTCGCGGAATGGATCCGGGTGCACCGGCGGGGCAACGCCGCTCCGGCCACCCCGCTGCCCACCGCCACCACTGTGCCCAGCGCGGCACCCACGCTGCCCGAAGCCACCGTTCCGGCTGCCAAGGCGCCTTCGCAGCGTGACAGTGCCATTGGCGCCGCCGTCGTGATCGGTTTTGCTGTCCTGTTCGTAGCCATCATCGCTGCTGCTGCCATCCAGCTCCGGCGGGCCGCCCGGAACCCTGCCCTTGCCCGGGAAGAACCGGAAACCGGGGTGGTGGAACGGGTTGATTCGGGCACTAATCCGCAGGTTACGGACCGGGGCGCAAGTTAG
- a CDS encoding NAD(P)/FAD-dependent oxidoreductase codes for MATTPQLQDRPRVLVVGGGYVGLYVALKLQKKIANAGGIVTVVDPLPYMTYQPFLPEVAGGNIEARHAVVSHRQHLKQTELIQGRVTSIDHENRTAVVAPADGGENFEIPYFDVVLAAGAITRTFPIKGLADKGIGLKTIEEAVALRNKLLERIEVASTMTDPAARARALTFVVVGGGFAGIECITEMEDLARAAVRNNPRIKQEEVRFVLVEAMGRIMPEVTAKQADWVVEHLRSRGIEVLLNTSLDSAEGTLKLINLPDKTPAQEFEADTLVWTAGVQANPMVRSTDFPLEPRGRVRVLPDLRIAGDEGIVENAWAAGDIAAVPDLTGKGLPDGTCVPNAQHALRQAKRLAKNLWASRWDKPLADYKHKNLGAVAGFGEWKGVANINLLGRIGLKGGLAWLAHRGYHGMAMPTFERKFRVILNWIIGFFAGRDTTQLMDLDNPRGAFVSAATPAPKPAAAPAAAPAAGSGSTATAAPKETVAANAK; via the coding sequence ATGGCAACCACCCCACAGCTCCAGGACCGTCCCAGGGTACTCGTCGTCGGCGGCGGGTACGTCGGCCTGTACGTAGCACTGAAACTGCAGAAGAAGATCGCGAATGCCGGTGGCATCGTCACCGTCGTTGATCCCCTGCCCTACATGACCTACCAGCCCTTCCTCCCCGAGGTTGCCGGCGGCAACATTGAAGCCCGCCACGCGGTGGTTTCCCACCGCCAGCACCTCAAGCAGACGGAACTGATCCAGGGCCGCGTCACCTCCATCGACCACGAAAACCGCACGGCTGTGGTGGCTCCCGCCGATGGCGGCGAAAACTTCGAGATCCCGTACTTCGACGTCGTGCTTGCAGCCGGCGCCATCACCCGCACGTTCCCCATCAAGGGCCTCGCGGACAAGGGCATTGGCCTGAAGACCATCGAGGAAGCCGTTGCGCTGCGCAACAAACTGCTGGAGCGCATCGAGGTTGCCTCCACCATGACGGACCCTGCCGCACGCGCCCGAGCCCTCACCTTCGTGGTGGTCGGCGGCGGCTTTGCCGGCATCGAATGCATCACTGAGATGGAAGACCTCGCCCGCGCTGCCGTGCGCAACAACCCGCGCATCAAGCAGGAGGAAGTCCGCTTCGTCCTGGTCGAAGCCATGGGCCGTATCATGCCCGAGGTCACCGCCAAGCAGGCTGACTGGGTGGTTGAGCACCTCCGCAGCCGCGGCATCGAGGTCCTCCTGAACACCTCGCTGGACAGCGCCGAAGGCACCCTGAAGCTCATCAACCTGCCGGACAAGACGCCCGCCCAGGAATTCGAAGCCGACACCCTCGTATGGACGGCCGGCGTGCAGGCCAACCCGATGGTCCGCTCCACCGACTTCCCGCTCGAGCCCCGTGGCCGCGTCCGCGTCCTGCCGGACCTGCGCATCGCCGGTGACGAAGGCATCGTGGAGAACGCCTGGGCCGCCGGCGACATCGCCGCTGTCCCGGACCTCACCGGCAAGGGCCTGCCGGACGGCACCTGCGTCCCCAACGCCCAGCACGCCCTGCGCCAGGCCAAGCGCCTCGCCAAGAACCTGTGGGCTTCCCGCTGGGACAAGCCGCTGGCGGACTACAAGCACAAGAACCTGGGTGCTGTGGCTGGCTTCGGCGAATGGAAGGGTGTCGCCAACATCAACCTCCTGGGCCGCATCGGCCTCAAGGGCGGACTGGCGTGGCTGGCCCACCGCGGTTACCACGGCATGGCCATGCCCACGTTTGAGCGCAAGTTCCGCGTCATCCTGAACTGGATCATCGGCTTCTTCGCAGGCCGCGACACCACGCAGCTGATGGACCTGGACAACCCCCGCGGCGCCTTCGTTTCGGCAGCAACCCCCGCCCCGAAGCCCGCGGCTGCACCGGCAGCCGCTCCGGCGGCCGGATCCGGTTCAACCGCCACTGCCGCTCCCAAGGAAACGGTGGCGGCCAACGCCAAGTAG
- a CDS encoding branched-chain amino acid ABC transporter substrate-binding protein, with protein MYRKKVLTSLAAAATFSMLLSACANQAGPSNTESSGSSNKVNIPAISKVDVPAAAVKPAGDGKATCPATTTLAYAGAQTGPNAQLGINIFNGIQLAIDQHNKANPGCQVQFKKFDTEGDPNKATGPVTQMVSEPDILGVIGLPFSGESKATGNIFEQKGLVHITPSATNPGLTGNGWSTFFRGLGNDAVQGPAAAKFLTGKLGAKKVYLVQDDSDYGIGLGTSTSAGLGSALAGTEKVTTGQKDFSAVISKIMNAKADAVYYAGYYAEGAPFAQQLVGKGFTGTFVGPDGVKDEQFIKQAGDASNNAYFTCPCLPGELIPDFASAYKDISKGAEPGTYSIEGYDAATVLLSGIDAGKQSRADLLSWVKSYDKDGLSKHYKWDAKGELQAPTVYGYKVENAKIVPVGPIGE; from the coding sequence ATGTACCGAAAGAAAGTCCTCACTTCGTTGGCAGCGGCAGCCACGTTCAGCATGCTGCTGTCGGCCTGCGCCAACCAAGCAGGCCCCAGCAACACCGAGAGCTCCGGCTCGTCCAACAAAGTAAACATCCCCGCCATTTCGAAAGTGGACGTCCCTGCCGCCGCTGTAAAGCCCGCCGGCGACGGCAAGGCAACCTGCCCGGCCACCACCACGCTGGCCTACGCCGGTGCACAGACCGGCCCCAACGCTCAGCTCGGTATCAATATTTTTAACGGCATCCAGCTGGCCATCGACCAGCACAACAAGGCCAACCCGGGCTGCCAAGTCCAGTTCAAGAAGTTCGATACGGAAGGCGACCCCAACAAGGCCACCGGCCCTGTCACCCAGATGGTGAGCGAACCGGACATCCTGGGCGTGATCGGTCTCCCGTTCTCGGGTGAATCAAAAGCCACGGGCAACATCTTCGAGCAGAAGGGCCTGGTCCACATCACGCCGTCGGCCACCAACCCTGGCCTGACGGGTAACGGCTGGAGCACCTTCTTCCGGGGCCTCGGCAATGACGCCGTGCAGGGCCCGGCGGCCGCCAAGTTCCTCACCGGGAAGCTCGGCGCCAAGAAGGTCTACCTGGTCCAGGATGACTCCGACTACGGCATCGGCCTGGGAACCTCCACCTCTGCCGGCCTGGGCAGCGCCCTGGCCGGGACGGAGAAGGTGACAACCGGCCAGAAGGACTTCTCGGCCGTCATCTCCAAGATCATGAACGCCAAGGCTGACGCGGTCTACTACGCCGGCTACTACGCAGAGGGTGCACCGTTTGCCCAGCAGCTCGTGGGCAAGGGGTTCACCGGCACCTTCGTTGGCCCGGATGGCGTGAAGGATGAACAGTTCATCAAGCAGGCAGGCGATGCTTCCAACAACGCCTACTTCACCTGCCCGTGCCTCCCAGGTGAACTGATCCCCGATTTCGCCTCGGCCTACAAGGACATTTCCAAGGGCGCAGAACCCGGAACGTACTCCATTGAAGGCTACGACGCCGCAACCGTCCTCCTGTCCGGGATCGACGCGGGCAAGCAGAGCCGCGCCGACCTGCTGTCCTGGGTCAAGTCGTACGACAAGGACGGCCTGAGCAAGCACTACAAGTGGGATGCCAAGGGCGAGCTCCAGGCCCCGACCGTGTACGGCTACAAGGTGGAGAACGCGAAGATCGTTCCCGTCGGGCCCATCGGGGAGTAG
- a CDS encoding branched-chain amino acid ABC transporter permease, translating into MLPSLVPLLPTENDWITFDIPSLAQNFWSATFDGLTFGAIYALVALGYTLVYGVLNLINFAHSEVFIVGCYAVFFTLSSLGFGPSVPRLDIWAIILNLLLALVLAMVASAVTAFLLERIAYKPLRKRNAPRLVFLITAIGASFTIQYLIYLWRGPSPELALTMFRPTPIFDVFGTIIDSQQLVIIIAAVIMMVGIDRFISKSRTGRGIRAVAQDPDTATLMGVNKERIIITTFIIGGLLAGAAALFYVMKIPSGVQYSGGFVLGIKAFAAAVLGGIGNVRGALLGGLLLGLIGNYGQILLGNSQWTDVVAFVVLVLVLLLRPEGILGTSLGRSKA; encoded by the coding sequence ATGCTTCCCTCTCTTGTCCCACTACTCCCCACTGAAAACGACTGGATCACCTTCGACATACCGTCCCTGGCCCAGAACTTCTGGAGTGCCACCTTTGACGGCCTAACCTTCGGGGCCATCTACGCGCTCGTCGCCCTGGGTTACACCCTGGTTTACGGCGTGCTGAACCTGATCAATTTCGCCCACTCAGAAGTGTTCATTGTCGGCTGCTACGCAGTCTTCTTCACCCTCAGCAGCCTGGGCTTCGGCCCCTCAGTTCCCCGGCTCGACATCTGGGCCATCATCCTGAACCTGCTGCTGGCGCTGGTCCTGGCCATGGTTGCCTCGGCCGTCACAGCCTTCCTGCTGGAACGCATCGCGTACAAACCCCTTCGGAAACGGAACGCCCCCCGCCTGGTCTTCCTGATCACCGCCATCGGTGCTTCCTTCACCATCCAGTACCTGATCTACCTGTGGCGCGGCCCCAGCCCCGAGCTTGCACTGACAATGTTCCGGCCCACCCCCATCTTCGACGTCTTCGGCACCATCATCGATTCCCAGCAGCTGGTGATCATCATCGCCGCGGTGATCATGATGGTGGGCATCGACAGGTTCATCAGCAAGTCCCGCACCGGCCGCGGCATCCGGGCCGTCGCCCAGGACCCTGATACCGCAACATTGATGGGCGTCAACAAAGAGCGCATCATTATTACCACCTTCATCATCGGAGGCCTGCTCGCAGGAGCCGCCGCCTTGTTCTACGTCATGAAAATCCCTTCCGGTGTCCAGTACAGCGGTGGATTCGTCCTGGGTATCAAGGCGTTCGCCGCCGCTGTGCTCGGCGGTATCGGCAACGTCCGCGGAGCCCTGCTGGGCGGCCTGCTGCTCGGCCTGATCGGCAACTACGGCCAGATCCTGCTGGGCAACTCGCAGTGGACCGACGTCGTGGCATTCGTGGTGCTGGTGCTGGTGCTGCTGCTGCGGCCCGAAGGCATCCTGGGAACCTCCCTTGGAAGGAGCAAAGCATGA
- a CDS encoding branched-chain amino acid ABC transporter permease: MSMTDGPTPLQTAAAEQAAEEREASSKAAGKSDLAQRGRRKPGYFSDRWHALSRQQQWAFLIIVVVLAYLLPLMNPPIITTEPGNNFALACFDMARFALIAVGLNVVVGYAGLLDLGYVAFFAVGSYCAAMLTSPDSPFLHIPYLWTIPIAMAVTMFFGVVLGVPTLRLRGDYLAIVTLGFGEIVRILATIIPAMKGQVGFQNVGHPPGTEADGTPIFSNSNGVPWYWLTLTIIIIVTLLVGNLERSRVGRAWIAIREDEDAAEIMGVPTFKYKVWAFAIGAAIGGLSGALFAGQVGFVNNQKFDVTTSILFLAAVVLGGAGNKVGAILGGALVSYIPLRFTAIAEYKYLIFGIALVLIMIFRSQGLLPARQRLLAYGRTALNKVTSRDGTEPKDTDNPSAGPGTRAAGQRGAEA, encoded by the coding sequence ATGAGCATGACGGACGGGCCCACACCGCTGCAGACAGCTGCCGCCGAACAGGCAGCAGAGGAACGCGAAGCGTCATCGAAAGCCGCAGGAAAAAGCGACCTCGCCCAGCGGGGCAGGCGCAAGCCAGGGTACTTCTCCGACCGATGGCACGCACTGTCCCGGCAACAGCAGTGGGCGTTCCTGATCATCGTTGTGGTACTGGCCTACCTGCTCCCGTTGATGAACCCGCCCATCATCACCACCGAGCCCGGCAACAACTTCGCCCTGGCCTGCTTCGACATGGCGCGCTTCGCACTCATCGCAGTCGGCCTCAACGTCGTGGTGGGCTACGCCGGTCTCCTGGACCTGGGATACGTCGCCTTCTTCGCCGTCGGCTCCTACTGCGCAGCGATGCTGACCAGTCCGGACTCGCCCTTCCTGCACATCCCGTACCTGTGGACCATCCCGATCGCCATGGCGGTCACTATGTTCTTCGGTGTGGTGCTGGGCGTGCCCACCCTCCGCCTCAGGGGCGACTATCTTGCCATCGTGACGCTGGGGTTCGGCGAAATCGTCCGCATCCTGGCCACCATCATCCCGGCCATGAAGGGCCAGGTGGGCTTCCAGAACGTCGGCCATCCTCCGGGTACCGAGGCTGACGGAACGCCCATCTTCTCCAATTCGAACGGCGTACCCTGGTACTGGCTGACGCTGACCATCATCATCATCGTCACCCTCCTGGTGGGCAACCTGGAACGCAGCCGGGTGGGCCGCGCGTGGATCGCCATCCGTGAAGACGAGGACGCCGCTGAGATCATGGGCGTTCCCACCTTCAAATACAAGGTGTGGGCCTTCGCCATCGGCGCTGCGATCGGCGGCCTGTCCGGGGCCCTCTTCGCCGGCCAGGTGGGGTTCGTCAACAACCAGAAGTTCGACGTCACCACCTCCATCCTGTTCCTCGCCGCCGTGGTGCTTGGCGGAGCCGGCAACAAGGTAGGCGCCATTCTGGGCGGGGCCCTGGTCAGCTATATCCCGCTCCGATTCACGGCCATCGCGGAATACAAGTACCTGATCTTCGGCATCGCCCTGGTGCTGATCATGATCTTCCGTTCCCAGGGGCTGCTCCCGGCACGGCAGCGGTTGCTCGCCTACGGACGGACTGCCCTGAACAAGGTCACCAGCCGCGACGGCACCGAACCCAAGGACACGGACAATCCATCAGCCGGCCCCGGCACGCGTGCGGCCGGACAGAGAGGAGCGGAGGCATGA